A single window of Pyrus communis chromosome 10, drPyrComm1.1, whole genome shotgun sequence DNA harbors:
- the LOC137746832 gene encoding secreted RxLR effector protein 161-like, translating to MQGKPYASLVGSLMYATICTRPDLAFITGMLGRFQSNPGEAHWISAKKVLRYLQRTKNFMLVYGKGESLELEGYTDSDLAGDIDDRKSTGGYIFMLNGGAVSWKSAKQTVIATSTMEAEFVACFEGMKQAVWLKNFLTDLKIVNSVQKPVRMFCDNNSAVFFAKNNRRTSASRLMDVKFLKVREEVKKGMIEVQHISTVLMVADPLTKALPIGEFQKHVSRMGVLETLDQWE from the coding sequence ATGCAGGGTAAACCTTATGCTTCTCTGGTGGGAAGTCTCATGTATGCAACCATATGTACACGGCCTGACCTTGCTTTTATAACTGGAATGCTGggaaggtttcaatcaaatccAGGTGAAGCACATTGGATATCTGCCAAAAAGGTTCTAAGATATTTACAGAGAACCAAGAATTTCATGTTGGTTTATGGAAAGGGCGAATCCTTAGAACTTGAAGGATACACTGACTCTGATCTGGCTGGTGATATAGATGATAGAAAATCAACCGGTGGTTACATATTCATGTTAAATGGTGGTGCGGTTTCTTGGAAGAGTGCTAAGCAAACTGTGATAGCCACATCCACTATGGAGGCTGAGTTCGTAGCCTGTTTTGAAGGAATGAAACAAGCTGTGTGGTTGAAGAATTTTTTGACTGATTTAAAAATTGTGAATTCGGTTCAGAAACCAGTAAGgatgttttgtgataataacTCTGCTGTGTTCTTTGCGAAAAATAATAGAAGAACTTCTGCCTCAAGGTTAATGGATGTAAAATTCCTTAAAGTGAGAGAGGAAGTGAAGAAGGGGATGATTGAAGTTCAGCACATCAGCACGGTTTTAATGGTTGCAGATCCTTTAACTAAAGCGCTACCCATTGGAGAATTTCAGAAACATGTATCTCGGATGGGAGTGTTGGAAACTTTAGATCAGTGGGAGTAA
- the LOC137747625 gene encoding E3 ubiquitin ligase BIG BROTHER-related-like, whose amino-acid sequence MENDDVKLGSAGGLKSDNNDNVREQEQNPCLNECEERGEEVNSEPSQEQEVDPSSSSPPVPLPSRTPFSNLSQVDADLALARTLQEQERAYMMLRMNNEGSDYGSWEAGSYVHEDDDDFNEFDDDADDNDDEEQYDGTEVDNDEDAFDLHAHDDAGEDDNPIVEYGPAVFSSDEAYARALQDAEDREMAARLMALSGINDREVEDTEEHGGNSQDTWEEIDPDELSYEELLALGEVVGTESRGLSADTIASLPSVSYKTGSSQNGSNESCVICRLDFEDGENLTILSCKHSYHSECINNWLTINKVCPVCSAEVSTSGNS is encoded by the exons ATGGAGAATGATGACGTCAAATTGGGGTCTGCCGGCGGACTCAAATCCGACAACAATGACAACGTCCGCGAACAAGAACAAAACCCATGTTTGAATGAATGCGAAGAACGAGGAGAAGAAGTAAATAGTGAGCCTTCGCAGGAACAGGAGGTGgatccctcctcctcctcacctCCTGTTCCCCTGCCTTCAAGAACTCCCTTCAGTAATCTCAGTCAGGTCGATGCCGACCTAGCCCTTGCTCGAACCCTCCAAGAACAG GAAAGGGCATACATGATGCTACGAATGAACAATGAAGGTAGTGATTATGGAAGTTGGGAAGCTGGAAGTTATGTGcatgaggatgatgatgatttCAATGAATTTGACGACGATGCTGATGATAATGATGATGAGGAGCAATATGATGGAACCGAGGTTGACAATGATGAAGATGCATTTGATTTGCATGCTCATGATGATGCTGGAGAGGATGATAACCCCATTGTCGAATATGGTCCGGCTGTTTTTTCAAGTGATGAGGCCTATGCAAGAGCCCTGCAGGATGCTGAAGACAGAGAGATGGCAGCTAGACTGATGGCACTTTCTGGGATCAATGACC GTGAAGTAGAGGACACAGAGGAACATGGTGGTAACTCTCAG GATACATGGGAGGAGATTGACCCAGATGAACTTTCATATGAG GAGTTACTTGCATTGGGCGAAGTAGTTGGAACTGAGAGCAGAGGGCTCTCAGCTGATACTATCGCCTCATTGCCTTCAGTAAGCTACAAGACAGGAAGCAGTCAGAATGGGAGCAATGAGTC GTGTGTCATTTGTCGGTTGGACTTCGAGGATGGTGAGAATTTGACAATACTATCCTGCAAACATTCCTATCATTCTGAGTGCATAAATAATTGGTTGACAATAAACAAG GTCTGCCCTGTTTGCAGCGCTGAAGTTTCCACATCTGGAAACAGCTAG